Proteins encoded together in one Aminipila butyrica window:
- a CDS encoding FG-GAP repeat domain-containing protein, whose amino-acid sequence MTRKMRWGAAGAGLLLLLLWLCFGQPKSPSVPIQAQGDLNGNGIPEKYVLIDQTLLVIEGKQEIWQSPQGYRVESFALADVDNDGQLNIVISLWKKGSFGKLRPFWHKGENDEYKNHLFVYKLQNHTIKAVWCSSNLDRPILAFDVRDVDGDGLNELVVKEGHYKKIWGQKYTVDEEKPARITVWQWQQWGFYLEEP is encoded by the coding sequence ATGACAAGAAAAATGAGATGGGGAGCAGCAGGGGCCGGGCTGCTGCTCCTGCTCCTTTGGCTATGTTTTGGGCAACCAAAGAGTCCCAGTGTTCCGATTCAGGCACAAGGTGATTTGAATGGAAATGGCATACCGGAAAAGTATGTGCTGATAGATCAAACACTCCTTGTGATAGAAGGAAAACAAGAAATCTGGCAATCGCCCCAGGGGTATCGGGTAGAAAGCTTTGCTTTAGCGGATGTGGATAACGACGGACAGCTAAATATCGTCATCAGCCTTTGGAAGAAAGGAAGCTTCGGAAAACTGCGCCCTTTTTGGCACAAGGGGGAAAATGATGAGTACAAGAATCACCTGTTTGTGTACAAGCTTCAAAATCATACCATAAAAGCGGTCTGGTGTTCGTCTAATCTAGATCGCCCGATTCTTGCTTTTGATGTTCGGGACGTAGATGGTGACGGGTTAAATGAACTGGTGGTGAAAGAAGGGCACTACAAAAAAATATGGGGGCAAAAATACACCGTGGATGAAGAGAAACCTGCACGGATCACCGTATGGCAGTGGCAGCAGTGGGGATTCTATTTAGAGGAGCCATAG
- a CDS encoding DUF3160 domain-containing protein, translated as MNKKKRTKASIMLAILLLLTSFSSCQNKETTTDLPVISDNGFAEYQEVAVDIKPAVKDYQVAQGLSNVTNREHFSFSDEAQKLLIKNGFVVVPYPVREFFTTYELNRYDNTPNFITTDAMLHNYHLYFNYLLRTLEKDSLRGELNSLTQSMLTKSQSQYQALKETEWENAAKRNVAFFAVAAKLLDPKSDIPALVNEEVKQELQLIVDHQENFYPSPVMNMGDADDVLTETFNEDYTQYIPRGHYAKSYELKTYFQAMMWYGRMNFRVSNEDETKSAVLMARLFDQDDYGHWNNIYEPTNFFVGQSDDLGINQYTSLLQKVYGKNPSLKEVTEEASNWKALFAQIQNLDPPAINSMPIFNKDIQPDREKTIKGFRFMGQRFTLDASIFQNLVYRQVEENAAGELRMLPKALDIPAAMGSQEAYDILKDMGETSYKNYPENMKNIQQKMKAMEVTDRTQNLYGAWLYMLTPLTEEKGKGYPSFMQNQAWNRKQLETYISSFTELKHDTVLYAKQIYAEMGGGGEELDDRGYVEPNPVVYGRLAALTKMTADGLQSRELLDEQTREGLNELEELALQLKTISEKELAQKPLSSAEYDLIRSFGGQLEHFWLEAFKDQGVDSPSAVGENPAALITDIATDPNGWVLEEGTGFVNDIYVVVPVEGSLRIAKGAVYSYYEFAWPSNDRLTDAKWKEMLETEENPAAPDWTKSYTAPMITSP; from the coding sequence ATGAATAAAAAAAAGAGGACGAAAGCGAGCATTATGCTGGCAATTCTCTTGTTACTGACCAGCTTTAGCAGCTGTCAGAATAAGGAAACAACAACGGATTTACCGGTTATTTCAGACAACGGATTTGCCGAATATCAGGAAGTGGCCGTGGATATTAAGCCCGCGGTAAAGGACTATCAGGTGGCTCAGGGGCTGAGCAATGTCACCAACCGAGAGCATTTTTCTTTTTCTGACGAAGCGCAAAAACTGTTAATTAAAAATGGCTTTGTGGTAGTACCTTATCCCGTGCGGGAATTTTTTACGACTTATGAATTAAACCGATATGACAATACACCAAATTTTATTACCACCGATGCGATGCTGCATAATTATCACTTATACTTTAATTATCTTTTGAGAACCTTGGAAAAAGACAGTCTTCGGGGGGAACTGAATTCCCTCACCCAATCGATGTTAACAAAAAGCCAGAGTCAGTATCAGGCGCTGAAAGAGACCGAGTGGGAAAATGCCGCTAAACGTAATGTGGCTTTTTTTGCGGTAGCAGCGAAGCTTCTGGACCCTAAATCGGATATTCCCGCCCTTGTCAATGAAGAAGTGAAGCAAGAGTTGCAGCTGATTGTCGACCATCAGGAGAACTTTTATCCGTCTCCAGTGATGAACATGGGGGATGCCGATGACGTGTTGACAGAGACTTTTAATGAAGATTACACCCAATATATTCCTAGGGGTCACTATGCAAAGTCCTATGAACTAAAAACCTATTTTCAGGCCATGATGTGGTATGGACGTATGAACTTTCGGGTATCCAATGAAGACGAAACAAAATCAGCCGTGTTGATGGCTCGCCTGTTCGACCAGGACGATTATGGCCATTGGAATAACATTTATGAACCGACCAATTTCTTTGTAGGCCAGAGTGATGATTTAGGAATTAATCAATACACTTCGCTCTTACAGAAGGTATACGGAAAGAATCCTTCCTTGAAAGAAGTAACCGAGGAAGCTTCAAATTGGAAGGCACTGTTTGCCCAGATACAGAATCTGGATCCGCCGGCGATTAACTCCATGCCGATATTTAATAAGGACATTCAACCAGACCGGGAAAAAACAATTAAAGGATTTCGGTTTATGGGCCAGCGTTTCACTTTAGATGCTTCCATTTTTCAGAATCTAGTCTATCGCCAAGTGGAAGAGAACGCAGCAGGGGAACTCCGCATGTTGCCAAAGGCCCTGGATATTCCAGCGGCAATGGGCTCGCAAGAAGCCTATGACATCCTAAAAGATATGGGCGAGACATCATACAAAAACTATCCTGAAAATATGAAGAACATCCAGCAGAAAATGAAGGCCATGGAGGTAACCGATCGGACCCAGAATTTATATGGAGCCTGGCTTTACATGTTAACTCCTCTTACGGAGGAAAAGGGCAAAGGCTATCCTTCTTTCATGCAGAATCAAGCATGGAATCGCAAGCAGCTGGAAACATATATAAGCAGTTTTACAGAATTGAAACACGATACCGTTTTATATGCAAAACAGATTTATGCGGAAATGGGCGGAGGTGGAGAAGAACTGGACGACCGAGGGTATGTAGAACCAAATCCGGTTGTTTATGGTCGGCTGGCCGCTTTGACAAAGATGACTGCTGATGGATTGCAGAGCCGAGAATTACTGGATGAGCAAACCCGTGAAGGACTGAACGAGTTAGAAGAATTAGCCCTTCAACTGAAAACTATTTCGGAAAAAGAATTGGCGCAAAAACCTTTAAGTTCAGCTGAATACGATTTGATCCGCAGCTTCGGGGGACAACTAGAGCATTTTTGGTTAGAGGCTTTTAAGGACCAAGGAGTGGACAGTCCGTCAGCTGTTGGTGAAAACCCAGCCGCGTTGATTACAGATATCGCCACGGACCCGAATGGCTGGGTTTTAGAGGAAGGCACAGGCTTTGTCAATGATATTTACGTGGTTGTGCCTGTGGAGGGTTCCTTACGGATTGCCAAAGGTGCCGTTTACTCTTATTATGAGTTCGCTTGGCCATCCAATGACCGTTTGACAGATGCAAAATGGAAGGAAATGCTTGAAACCGAGGAAAATCCGGCGGCACCGGACTGGACGAAAAGCTATACTGCACCGATGATAACCTCCCCATGA